In a genomic window of Streptomyces sp. NBC_01142:
- a CDS encoding lysozyme — protein MPVHRSGTTGPSRLTAAGTLLAVLSLLTLPGAANAADSADTPPRGSAHLGMGVIAHDGQGPLPRETRAVQTEGVDVSSHQGNVDWPALWTSGVKWAYVKATEGTYYKNPYFTQQYDGSFDIGMIRGSYHFATPDTASGTAQADYFVDNGGGWSPDGKTLPGALDMEWNPYGDACYGKSPSAMVGWIDDFLNRYRERTGRDAVIYTATSWWTECTDDYAGFGSTNPLWIPRYNTSPGTLPAGWAIHTMWQYTSSGPDVGDHDRFNGAYDRVVALANG, from the coding sequence ATGCCCGTGCACAGATCCGGAACGACCGGCCCCTCTCGCCTCACGGCAGCCGGCACCCTCCTCGCAGTCCTGTCCCTCCTCACTCTCCCCGGCGCGGCGAACGCTGCCGACAGCGCCGACACTCCCCCGCGCGGCTCGGCACACCTGGGCATGGGCGTCATCGCCCACGACGGCCAGGGCCCGCTGCCGCGCGAGACCCGCGCCGTCCAGACAGAAGGCGTCGACGTCTCCAGCCATCAGGGCAACGTCGACTGGCCGGCCCTGTGGACCAGCGGCGTGAAGTGGGCCTACGTCAAGGCCACCGAAGGCACCTACTACAAGAACCCGTACTTCACCCAGCAGTACGACGGCTCGTTCGACATCGGCATGATCCGCGGCAGCTACCACTTCGCCACCCCCGACACGGCGTCCGGCACCGCGCAGGCCGACTACTTCGTGGACAACGGCGGCGGCTGGTCCCCCGACGGCAAGACGCTGCCCGGCGCGCTCGACATGGAGTGGAACCCGTACGGCGACGCCTGCTACGGCAAGAGTCCGTCCGCGATGGTCGGCTGGATCGACGACTTCCTGAACCGCTACAGGGAGCGCACCGGGCGCGACGCGGTCATCTACACCGCCACCAGCTGGTGGACCGAGTGCACCGACGACTACGCCGGCTTCGGCTCGACCAACCCGCTGTGGATCCCCCGTTACAACACCTCCCCGGGCACGCTCCCGGCCGGCTGGGCGATCCACACGATGTGGCAGTACACCTCGTCGGGCCCGGACGTCGGCGAC
- a CDS encoding MarR family winged helix-turn-helix transcriptional regulator, translating into MHKSSTGSEADPAGGSGVDLEFLALERELAVFLRRARASSGEMAREVHPELEPAAYGLLVRLEEAGQQRATELAGYFGVGKATMSRQLRALDELGLVAREPDPADGRASLVRLTDEGRARFRRVRDARRDRYVRKLAGWDRGEIAELARLLHQLNKRAES; encoded by the coding sequence GTGCACAAAAGCAGTACGGGGAGTGAAGCGGACCCTGCGGGCGGGAGCGGTGTGGATCTCGAATTCCTGGCGCTGGAAAGGGAGTTGGCCGTCTTTCTGCGCCGCGCCAGAGCGTCCTCGGGAGAGATGGCGCGCGAGGTCCACCCCGAGCTGGAGCCCGCCGCGTACGGCCTGCTCGTACGGCTGGAGGAAGCCGGACAGCAGCGGGCCACCGAGCTCGCCGGCTACTTCGGTGTCGGCAAGGCGACGATGAGCCGCCAGCTGCGCGCCCTGGACGAGCTCGGCCTGGTGGCCCGCGAACCCGATCCGGCCGACGGGCGCGCTTCACTCGTCCGGCTCACCGACGAGGGTCGCGCGCGCTTCCGCCGGGTGCGGGACGCACGCCGCGACCGCTATGTGCGCAAGCTGGCCGGCTGGGACCGCGGCGAGATCGCGGAACTGGCCCGGCTGCTGCACCAGCTGAACAAGCGCGCAGAGAGCTAG
- a CDS encoding nitrate- and nitrite sensing domain-containing protein, with amino-acid sequence MQKKRPRSNGGRPSGTPGDSPAQARDISPAQEAGDRPTGGGRTVRVRNRLVAGVAFVGLVVVAAGTPGILATSGELSDSQQLVTLAGLNRQAVTLAHSLADERDEVTAYIAAGRDEQKGDKDDRRKISGSLSARVDRQIDEIRGSVTGDHAELRHRLAAVPSVRRTALTGKGTAMETYRAYTDIIGDLHTLADELAEKTPPRAADATRAPAALGLAVEQASATRGLLLAALSVPSKESVPTFDPITGLPVQAEEDDNGTDARTRNALSAAAQQSRVREMAALADFDQAAGKDARDSLAATVSGPEVKTAERSLARLTDQPELSTADRKSDPEKLEAALSARIEQMRGVESSLASGQVQRFEQLRDDDVTALEVRIALLGGCLIVAIGVSAAVARTLTRPLAVLRIGAARLAAAPEMEEPVRFTGRNDEFAQVVRSLNTLHGKLRDLGVRAESLEGERDDLAGARDALAAELSAGRAELQQRTDELTTQLERLHHTVHHTFVNLSLRTLGLVERQLGVIEKLEEREQDPERLATLFKLDHMATVMRRHSENLLVLAGAEHGHGHVGPVPLVDVLRAAVSEIERYERVVIQSLPPHTQVAGFAADDLSHLIAELLENATSFSPPDAQVELSGWLLESGEVMLSVQDTGIGMTSGRIAELNALLEDPEAYETEPGRTGEGLGLRVAALLAARHGVRIQLREQTQGGITVVVVLSRALLPEGPPAAEPPTVTVAGAAPALNLPGSVAEANSNALPRSSRNVDPLVVAAEQAIRESETDAHERTLDGEPDAAGVDIDQDTFTMRLPEQSAPEPELQPEPEAEPEPMPELEPEPVEAAAEAEAEAEAEAEAAAEAGAEVPAARTANAPPQWERVTDKGLPKRTPKSAAPASSAPAERTGSVDAEALRRKLGGFHKGAQDGRRDVEAEIEEQTGDAGADSGTHTRTTTEEAGDTVEEARS; translated from the coding sequence GTGCAGAAGAAGCGGCCTCGGAGCAATGGCGGCAGGCCCTCCGGAACCCCGGGCGACTCCCCCGCTCAGGCTCGGGACATTTCGCCCGCCCAGGAGGCGGGGGACCGGCCCACGGGCGGCGGTCGTACCGTACGCGTACGCAACCGTCTGGTCGCCGGTGTCGCCTTCGTCGGCCTTGTCGTCGTCGCGGCCGGCACCCCCGGCATCCTCGCCACCTCCGGCGAACTGAGCGACTCCCAGCAGCTGGTCACCCTCGCCGGGCTCAACCGCCAGGCCGTCACCCTGGCCCACTCCCTCGCCGACGAGCGCGACGAGGTCACCGCGTACATAGCGGCCGGCCGCGACGAGCAGAAGGGCGACAAGGACGACCGGCGCAAGATCTCCGGCAGCCTCAGCGCCCGCGTCGACCGGCAGATCGACGAGATCCGCGGAAGCGTCACCGGCGACCACGCCGAGCTGCGCCACCGCCTCGCCGCCGTCCCCTCCGTCCGCCGTACCGCCCTCACCGGCAAGGGCACGGCGATGGAGACCTACCGGGCGTACACCGACATCATCGGGGATCTGCACACCCTCGCCGACGAGCTCGCCGAGAAGACCCCGCCGCGCGCCGCCGACGCAACCCGCGCGCCCGCCGCCCTCGGTCTCGCCGTCGAGCAGGCCTCCGCCACCCGCGGGCTGCTGCTCGCCGCACTCTCCGTGCCCAGCAAGGAGAGCGTCCCGACGTTCGACCCCATCACCGGCCTGCCCGTGCAGGCCGAGGAGGACGACAACGGCACGGACGCCCGTACGCGCAACGCGCTGAGCGCCGCGGCTCAGCAGTCCCGGGTGCGCGAGATGGCCGCGCTCGCCGACTTCGACCAGGCCGCGGGCAAGGACGCCCGCGACTCGCTGGCCGCCACGGTCTCCGGGCCCGAGGTCAAGACCGCCGAGCGCTCCCTCGCCCGCCTCACCGACCAGCCCGAACTCTCCACTGCCGACCGCAAGTCCGACCCCGAGAAGCTCGAGGCCGCGCTCTCCGCCCGCATCGAGCAGATGCGGGGCGTCGAGTCCTCCCTCGCCTCCGGCCAGGTCCAGCGGTTCGAGCAGCTGCGCGACGACGACGTCACCGCGCTGGAGGTGCGGATCGCGCTGCTCGGCGGCTGTCTGATCGTCGCCATCGGCGTCTCCGCCGCCGTCGCCCGTACGCTCACCCGCCCGCTCGCCGTCCTGCGGATAGGCGCGGCCCGGCTCGCAGCGGCCCCCGAGATGGAGGAGCCGGTCCGCTTCACCGGCCGCAACGACGAGTTCGCCCAGGTCGTACGGTCCCTGAACACCCTGCACGGCAAGCTGCGGGACCTCGGCGTGCGCGCCGAGAGCCTGGAGGGCGAGCGTGACGACCTGGCCGGCGCCCGTGACGCACTGGCCGCCGAACTGTCCGCGGGACGCGCCGAGCTCCAGCAGCGCACCGACGAGCTCACCACCCAGCTGGAGCGGCTGCACCACACCGTCCACCACACCTTCGTCAATCTCTCGCTGCGCACGCTCGGCCTCGTCGAGCGGCAGCTGGGCGTCATCGAGAAGCTGGAGGAGCGCGAACAGGACCCGGAGCGCCTCGCCACCCTGTTCAAGCTCGACCACATGGCCACGGTCATGCGCCGGCACAGCGAGAACCTGCTGGTGCTGGCGGGCGCGGAGCACGGGCACGGGCATGTCGGCCCGGTCCCGCTCGTCGACGTACTGCGTGCCGCCGTCAGCGAGATCGAGCGGTACGAGCGGGTGGTCATCCAGTCCCTGCCGCCGCACACCCAGGTCGCCGGGTTCGCCGCGGACGACCTCAGCCATCTGATCGCCGAACTTCTGGAGAACGCCACCTCCTTCTCGCCGCCGGACGCTCAGGTCGAGCTGTCGGGCTGGCTGCTGGAGAGCGGTGAGGTGATGCTCTCCGTACAGGACACGGGCATCGGGATGACCTCCGGGCGCATCGCCGAGCTCAACGCACTGCTCGAGGACCCGGAGGCGTACGAGACGGAGCCGGGCCGCACGGGCGAGGGACTCGGACTGCGGGTGGCGGCGCTGCTGGCCGCGCGTCATGGCGTACGGATCCAGCTGCGCGAGCAGACGCAGGGCGGGATCACCGTGGTCGTCGTCCTGTCGAGGGCCCTGCTGCCGGAAGGTCCGCCGGCCGCCGAGCCGCCCACCGTGACGGTGGCGGGGGCGGCGCCCGCGCTGAACCTTCCCGGGTCGGTCGCCGAGGCCAACTCCAATGCGCTGCCGCGCAGCTCGCGGAACGTCGATCCGCTGGTGGTGGCCGCCGAGCAGGCGATCCGCGAGTCGGAGACGGACGCACACGAGCGGACGTTGGACGGCGAGCCGGACGCTGCCGGGGTCGACATCGACCAGGACACCTTCACGATGCGGCTGCCCGAGCAGTCGGCGCCGGAGCCCGAGCTCCAGCCGGAGCCGGAAGCCGAGCCCGAGCCGATGCCCGAGCTCGAGCCCGAGCCGGTCGAGGCCGCCGCCGAAGCCGAAGCCGAAGCCGAAGCCGAAGCCGAGGCCGCCGCCGAGGCCGGTGCCGAAGTGCCCGCGGCCAGGACGGCGAACGCCCCGCCCCAGTGGGAGCGCGTCACCGACAAGGGCCTGCCCAAGCGCACCCCCAAGTCCGCCGCGCCCGCCTCGTCCGCGCCCGCCGAGCGCACCGGCAGCGTCGATGCCGAGGCCCTGCGCCGTAAGCTCGGTGGCTTCCACAAGGGTGCGCAGGACGGCCGCCGCGATGTCGAGGCCGAGATCGAGGAACAGACCGGCGACGCAGGAGCCGATTCAGGGACCCACACACGTACAACAACAGAAGAAGCGGGGGACACAGTCGAGGAGGCACGCAGTTGA
- a CDS encoding roadblock/LC7 domain-containing protein — MTATGTFGLSSEARNLHWLLSNLVEEVPGARSVAVVSSDGLLLLSSDPAQNAAPAATGRPEGPKGSSADLATIVSGIGSLTLGAARLMDGGGVRQTMVAMEEGSVFVMSISDGSLLGMHTAPDCDMSVVAYHMALFVGRAGHVLTPELRSELRKSMESTQ; from the coding sequence TTGACTGCGACCGGCACGTTCGGCCTGAGCAGCGAAGCCCGCAATCTGCACTGGTTGTTGAGCAATCTCGTGGAGGAGGTGCCAGGAGCCCGCTCGGTCGCTGTCGTGTCGTCGGACGGACTGCTGCTGCTCTCCTCCGACCCCGCACAGAACGCCGCACCGGCAGCGACCGGCCGCCCGGAGGGCCCCAAAGGCTCCAGCGCGGACCTCGCCACCATCGTCTCCGGCATCGGCAGCCTCACCCTCGGCGCCGCCCGGCTGATGGACGGCGGCGGCGTCAGACAGACGATGGTCGCCATGGAGGAGGGCAGCGTCTTCGTCATGTCGATCAGCGACGGCTCGCTGCTCGGAATGCACACCGCTCCCGACTGCGACATGAGCGTCGTCGCGTACCACATGGCGCTCTTCGTCGGCCGCGCCGGACATGTACTCACCCCCGAACTCCGCAGTGAACTGCGCAAATCGATGGAGAGCACCCAGTGA
- a CDS encoding DUF742 domain-containing protein encodes MTPAYKLPVRGEGRRPARVRPYSLTGGRTRFGHVLLVETFVAALEGPAERRELPNGTLASRVMPELRAIVELCRRMRTVAEISALLKMPLGVVRVLLSDLADQGKIRVYGTGHGAGQPDRALLERVLSGLRRL; translated from the coding sequence GTGACGCCCGCTTACAAACTGCCGGTGCGCGGAGAGGGCCGCCGCCCTGCCCGGGTCCGCCCGTACTCCCTCACCGGTGGCCGCACCCGCTTCGGCCATGTCCTGCTCGTCGAGACGTTCGTGGCCGCACTCGAAGGCCCCGCGGAGCGCCGGGAGCTGCCGAACGGCACACTCGCCTCGCGCGTCATGCCCGAGCTGCGGGCCATCGTCGAGCTGTGCCGCCGTATGCGTACCGTCGCCGAGATCTCGGCGCTGCTGAAGATGCCGCTGGGTGTCGTACGGGTGCTGCTCAGCGACCTGGCCGACCAGGGAAAGATCCGTGTGTACGGGACCGGGCACGGCGCCGGTCAGCCCGACCGCGCGCTGCTCGAAAGGGTGCTGAGTGGACTCCGCCGCCTCTGA
- a CDS encoding ATP/GTP-binding protein gives MDSAASDTLLARPSSQPEEELQSWQLDHTRAPTATKIVVAGGFGVGKTTFVGAVSEITPLQTEAMMTQASEETDDLSATPDKVSTTVAMDFGRITLDDDLVLYVFGTPGQQRFWFMWDDLVRGAIGAIVLADTRRLTDCFPALDYFEGCGLPYIVAVNHFEGTELFEAEDVREALTVPPHVPVVIMDARHRITVIESLLALVAHALEATPEN, from the coding sequence GTGGACTCCGCCGCCTCTGACACGCTCCTTGCCCGGCCCTCCTCGCAGCCCGAAGAGGAGTTGCAGAGCTGGCAGTTGGATCATACCCGCGCGCCGACGGCCACCAAGATAGTGGTTGCGGGCGGCTTCGGCGTCGGTAAGACGACCTTCGTCGGGGCGGTCTCCGAGATCACGCCGCTGCAGACCGAGGCGATGATGACGCAGGCGAGCGAGGAGACCGACGATCTCTCCGCGACGCCCGACAAGGTCAGCACGACCGTCGCCATGGACTTCGGCCGGATCACCCTCGACGACGACCTGGTGCTGTACGTCTTCGGGACGCCCGGGCAGCAGCGCTTCTGGTTCATGTGGGACGACCTGGTGCGCGGTGCGATAGGCGCGATAGTCCTTGCCGACACCCGTCGGCTGACGGACTGCTTCCCGGCGCTCGACTACTTCGAGGGCTGCGGGCTGCCGTATATCGTCGCCGTCAACCACTTCGAGGGCACGGAGCTGTTCGAGGCCGAAGACGTGCGGGAGGCCTTGACGGTCCCGCCCCACGTGCCCGTTGTGATCATGGACGCCCGTCACCGGATCACGGTGATCGAGTCGCTGCTTGCGCTGGTCGCCCACGCGCTCGAAGCCACCCCCGAAAATTAG
- a CDS encoding styrene monooxygenase/indole monooxygenase family protein, whose amino-acid sequence MRKILIVGAGQSGLQLALGLQSQGYEVTLMSNRTADEIRSGRVMSTQCMFHTALQHERDLGINFWESQAPRIEGLGVSVAAPDASRPIDWVGKLDGYAQSVDQRLKMAGWMETFAQRGGQLVIHGAAVSDLDYFSRTYDLVMVSAGKGELVSMFGRDASRSPYAEPQRALAVSYVHGLGPRPEHPEYDAVRCNLVPGVGELFVMPTVTVSGRADILFWEGIPGGPLDVFQGVKDPAEHLSLTLELMEKFMPWEYARATKVELTDAGATLAGRYAPTVRNPIGRLPGGGLVLGVADVVVANDPITGQGSNSASKCAASYLSSITEHGDAPFDEAWMNSTFDRYWDTAQHVTKWTNAMLGVPPEHVLNLIGAAGQLQPVADRFANGFNNPADFENFFFDPEKTNAYLAEVSGA is encoded by the coding sequence ATGCGGAAGATACTCATAGTCGGAGCCGGTCAGTCCGGTCTCCAGCTGGCCCTCGGACTCCAGTCGCAGGGCTACGAGGTCACTCTGATGTCCAACCGCACGGCGGACGAGATCCGGTCCGGCCGGGTCATGTCCACGCAGTGCATGTTCCACACCGCGCTCCAGCACGAGCGCGATCTGGGCATCAATTTCTGGGAGTCCCAGGCTCCGCGCATCGAGGGTCTCGGTGTCTCCGTCGCCGCCCCGGACGCCAGCCGCCCCATCGACTGGGTGGGCAAGCTGGACGGCTACGCCCAGTCCGTCGACCAGCGCCTGAAGATGGCCGGCTGGATGGAGACCTTCGCGCAGCGCGGCGGCCAGCTCGTCATCCACGGCGCGGCCGTCTCCGACCTCGACTACTTCTCCCGTACGTACGACCTGGTGATGGTCTCCGCGGGCAAGGGCGAACTGGTCTCCATGTTCGGCCGGGACGCGTCCCGCTCCCCGTACGCCGAGCCGCAGCGCGCGCTGGCCGTCTCCTACGTCCACGGCCTGGGCCCCCGGCCCGAGCACCCGGAGTACGACGCGGTCCGCTGCAACCTGGTCCCGGGCGTCGGTGAGCTCTTCGTGATGCCGACCGTCACCGTCAGCGGCCGCGCGGACATCCTCTTCTGGGAGGGCATCCCCGGCGGCCCGCTCGATGTCTTCCAGGGCGTCAAGGACCCGGCCGAGCACCTCTCCCTCACGCTGGAGCTGATGGAGAAGTTCATGCCGTGGGAGTACGCGCGCGCCACCAAGGTCGAACTGACCGACGCGGGCGCCACCCTGGCCGGCCGGTACGCCCCCACCGTCCGCAACCCGATCGGCCGCCTCCCCGGCGGCGGCCTGGTCCTCGGTGTCGCCGATGTCGTCGTCGCCAACGACCCCATCACGGGCCAGGGGTCCAACTCGGCGTCCAAGTGCGCCGCGTCGTACCTGTCCTCGATCACCGAGCACGGCGACGCCCCCTTCGACGAGGCGTGGATGAACTCCACCTTCGACCGCTACTGGGACACGGCCCAGCACGTCACCAAGTGGACGAACGCCATGCTCGGCGTTCCGCCGGAGCACGTACTCAACCTGATCGGCGCGGCCGGCCAGCTGCAGCCGGTCGCCGACCGGTTCGCGAACGGCTTCAACAACCCGGCCGACTTCGAGAACTTCTTCTTCGACCCCGAGAAGACGAACGCGTACCTCGCGGAGGTCTCGGGCGCCTGA
- a CDS encoding C40 family peptidase — protein MSGRLLRSVCTAALVAATVVAAVPAHPATARPTADPTPDASPDTTAEPAAGTTAGTKTGTAAGSLAEAVSEAIAPAAGPAGKAALPAMLIRLQKLYRQAEEASEAYNATEEDLKKQQALTGRLSRDLARARNALVAGREDAGRLAREQYQGRSELSSYLHLLLAREPQHALDQDHLIERAASDRLATIARLEVVTKRAEELAATSRKALDKEQVLAEKQKNARDTATLRLKMIADMLASLSPEQIVELAALEKSGTAKAQAKLLATGLLGGERTPSKEGGRALTYAVEQIGKPYVWGAEGPESYDCSGLTSRAWARAGRGIPRTSQEQWRQLPKVPLRSLRPGDLVIYFPKATHVAIYLGEGMVVQAPRPGARVKVSPIAANPLLGAVRPDPGGTALSSYTPPELPAGATSGADTGYAAEAAPGAG, from the coding sequence GTGTCAGGCAGGCTGCTCCGTTCTGTCTGTACGGCGGCGCTGGTCGCGGCCACGGTGGTTGCTGCGGTGCCGGCCCACCCTGCCACCGCCCGGCCGACGGCTGACCCCACGCCCGATGCCTCGCCGGACACCACGGCCGAACCGGCAGCCGGAACCACGGCCGGCACCAAAACTGGCACCGCGGCCGGATCCCTCGCCGAAGCCGTGTCCGAAGCAATCGCCCCGGCTGCCGGGCCCGCCGGAAAAGCCGCCCTCCCCGCGATGCTGATCCGGCTTCAGAAGCTGTACCGGCAGGCCGAGGAGGCCAGTGAGGCCTACAACGCGACCGAGGAGGATCTGAAGAAGCAGCAGGCCCTGACGGGCAGGCTCTCCCGCGACCTCGCCAGGGCCCGCAACGCGCTTGTCGCCGGCCGCGAAGACGCCGGGCGACTGGCGCGGGAGCAGTACCAGGGGCGGTCCGAGCTCTCCTCCTACCTTCATCTCCTGCTTGCCCGGGAACCGCAGCACGCCCTGGACCAGGACCATCTGATCGAGCGCGCGGCCAGTGACCGGCTCGCGACGATCGCACGGCTCGAGGTGGTGACGAAGCGGGCGGAGGAGCTGGCGGCCACGTCCCGCAAGGCCCTGGACAAGGAGCAGGTGCTCGCGGAGAAGCAGAAGAATGCCCGCGACACGGCCACCTTGCGGCTGAAGATGATCGCGGACATGCTCGCCTCGCTCTCGCCCGAGCAGATCGTCGAACTCGCGGCGCTGGAGAAGTCCGGCACCGCCAAGGCTCAGGCGAAGCTCCTGGCCACCGGTCTCCTCGGCGGCGAACGCACCCCGTCCAAAGAGGGTGGCCGGGCGCTGACGTACGCCGTCGAACAGATCGGCAAGCCGTACGTGTGGGGTGCTGAGGGGCCCGAGTCGTACGACTGCTCGGGACTGACCTCCCGGGCCTGGGCCCGGGCGGGGCGAGGCATTCCGCGGACCAGTCAGGAGCAGTGGCGGCAGCTCCCCAAGGTGCCCCTGCGCTCCCTGCGCCCCGGCGACCTGGTGATCTACTTCCCGAAGGCCACCCATGTGGCGATCTACCTGGGCGAGGGCATGGTGGTGCAGGCCCCTCGCCCGGGCGCCCGCGTCAAGGTCTCCCCGATCGCCGCGAACCCGCTGCTCGGCGCGGTCCGCCCCGATCCGGGCGGTACCGCCCTGAGTTCGTACACCCCGCCGGAGCTGCCGGCCGGCGCGACGTCGGGCGCGGACACGGGGTATGCGGCGGAGGCGGCCCCGGGCGCCGGCTGA
- a CDS encoding PQQ-binding-like beta-propeller repeat protein, which yields MLAMEPLQQDDPRRIGPFTVRARHRESAVCVHYLAHGPDGTAMVVSLARPELAALVAFRRRFQRETRRAEQLAGGWVAPIEARTDGEQLWTASPYVPALTLREAIALAGPLPERAVRILGAGLAETLSRVHATGAVLHGLAPDTVLIAADGPRLTAFGALGAAAVAEARPDGQLSVKLDYLTPEQAAGAKPGPASDMFVLGLLLAYAATGTTPLADADRIAHGEPELDGVPGELRPLVSRCLAKRPEDRPSAGTVAADLALEGAAALAREGWLPASLAAAIEAQAIKVPTEVASPAAQSAGSGTSGVAAEAERAGSVTPEPVDAVAARHAGGAGPQAAGTRPPGGDRSGPGDGARADRGTTVLAIPPARGAAGTAPAGAVPMPAGPPPTPGMTAPPAAVPLGVPFGVPPTAPTAPASPPTPKPDRRALLIGIVAGAAGLAVGGGGVYAAAGEDADVKAEPAEPPAPRPSKMAGLPPDPLWRYEHPGTDTSPLRATVWRDRVLVLTSEEQSSGVDLRTGRRLWERREAGSLSRAVPVNDELCLVDARDELLWISAQSGKLEHRIAKTTLAGPGETLTFESVSGWEGSTVWLTGHVRKGKKLRTYLFAYDTVARKWQWRTGITDGKAPHTPRYGLVAVRSADIVLRQDSRSLTPAQVKGAKGRSVLHTFDRASGKLLSSRPLTGVGPTAGVVGDASGRLFAAAGRELHAFTSGDGKRLWRVPGAETPGKDGVFAYGTPTLRGPALYVANRYQQVSAVDTATGRRLWTRSTEAPAWDDTPGTALSTSGRTVLAADGAQLTAFSARDGKRLWKFQEAGTEDAPDGEATSRYEALQGGGRNLVVRRDRTFYALPVE from the coding sequence ATGCTCGCGATGGAGCCGCTGCAGCAGGACGATCCACGCCGGATCGGACCGTTCACCGTGCGGGCGCGCCACCGGGAGTCGGCGGTCTGCGTCCACTATCTCGCGCACGGGCCGGACGGCACGGCCATGGTCGTCTCCCTGGCCCGGCCCGAGCTGGCCGCGCTGGTGGCCTTCCGGCGCCGCTTCCAGCGCGAGACGCGGAGGGCGGAACAGCTGGCGGGCGGCTGGGTGGCGCCGATCGAGGCCCGTACGGACGGGGAGCAGCTGTGGACGGCGAGCCCGTACGTCCCGGCGCTGACTTTGCGTGAGGCGATCGCCCTCGCCGGTCCGCTGCCGGAGCGGGCGGTACGGATACTGGGCGCGGGCCTCGCCGAAACCTTGTCCCGGGTGCATGCCACGGGGGCGGTGCTGCACGGGCTTGCGCCCGACACCGTGCTGATCGCGGCGGACGGGCCGCGGCTCACCGCCTTCGGGGCGCTGGGCGCGGCGGCCGTCGCGGAGGCCCGTCCGGACGGGCAACTGAGCGTGAAGCTCGACTATCTGACCCCGGAACAGGCGGCGGGGGCGAAGCCGGGACCGGCGTCGGACATGTTCGTCCTGGGCCTGCTGCTGGCGTACGCGGCGACCGGAACGACGCCCCTGGCGGACGCGGACCGCATTGCGCACGGCGAGCCCGAACTCGACGGTGTACCCGGCGAGTTGCGCCCGCTGGTGTCCCGCTGTCTGGCCAAGCGTCCGGAGGACCGCCCGTCGGCGGGAACGGTGGCGGCCGACCTGGCACTGGAGGGCGCGGCGGCACTGGCGCGGGAGGGATGGCTCCCGGCGTCGCTGGCGGCGGCGATCGAGGCCCAGGCGATCAAGGTGCCGACGGAGGTGGCGTCACCGGCAGCGCAGTCTGCGGGCAGCGGCACGTCCGGGGTGGCGGCGGAGGCGGAGCGCGCCGGCAGCGTCACCCCCGAGCCCGTGGATGCGGTGGCCGCACGGCATGCGGGCGGCGCAGGACCACAGGCGGCGGGCACCCGGCCGCCGGGTGGTGACCGGAGCGGTCCCGGCGACGGCGCCCGGGCCGACCGGGGCACCACGGTGCTCGCGATCCCGCCGGCCCGGGGGGCAGCAGGGACCGCGCCGGCCGGCGCGGTCCCCATGCCCGCCGGTCCGCCTCCCACCCCGGGCATGACCGCCCCTCCCGCTGCGGTGCCCTTGGGCGTTCCCTTCGGTGTGCCGCCCACCGCACCCACGGCACCCGCATCCCCACCCACCCCGAAGCCCGATCGGCGGGCACTGCTCATCGGGATCGTCGCCGGGGCCGCAGGGCTGGCGGTCGGAGGGGGCGGGGTGTACGCCGCCGCCGGCGAAGACGCAGACGTGAAAGCCGAGCCGGCCGAGCCTCCGGCGCCCCGGCCGTCGAAGATGGCCGGGCTGCCGCCCGACCCGCTGTGGCGGTACGAGCATCCCGGGACGGACACCAGCCCCCTCAGGGCCACCGTCTGGCGGGACCGTGTACTGGTCCTGACCAGCGAAGAGCAAAGCTCCGGCGTGGATCTGCGGACCGGCCGCCGGCTCTGGGAGCGCAGGGAGGCCGGGTCCCTCTCCCGGGCCGTACCCGTCAACGACGAGCTCTGTCTCGTCGATGCCCGCGACGAGCTCCTGTGGATCTCCGCGCAGAGCGGGAAGCTCGAGCACCGCATCGCGAAGACCACTCTGGCGGGCCCCGGCGAGACCCTGACCTTCGAGAGCGTCAGCGGCTGGGAGGGCAGCACCGTCTGGCTGACCGGTCACGTCAGGAAGGGCAAGAAGCTCCGGACGTACCTCTTCGCGTACGACACCGTCGCGCGGAAGTGGCAGTGGCGCACCGGGATCACCGACGGAAAGGCCCCGCACACCCCGCGGTACGGCCTGGTCGCCGTGCGCTCCGCCGACATCGTCCTGCGACAGGACTCGCGCTCGCTCACCCCCGCGCAGGTGAAGGGGGCCAAGGGCCGTTCCGTACTGCACACCTTCGACCGCGCGAGCGGCAAGCTGCTCTCGTCGCGGCCGCTCACCGGCGTGGGGCCCACCGCCGGGGTGGTGGGCGACGCGTCGGGCAGGCTGTTCGCCGCGGCGGGCAGGGAGTTGCACGCGTTCACGAGCGGCGACGGCAAAAGGCTGTGGCGGGTGCCCGGGGCCGAGACGCCCGGCAAGGACGGCGTCTTCGCGTACGGCACGCCCACACTCCGCGGCCCGGCCCTGTATGTGGCCAACCGCTATCAGCAGGTGTCCGCCGTCGACACGGCGACCGGCCGCCGGCTGTGGACACGCTCCACCGAGGCCCCTGCCTGGGACGACACTCCGGGCACCGCGCTCAGCACAAGCGGCCGTACGGTACTCGCGGCCGACGGGGCACAGCTCACCGCGTTCTCGGCGCGCGACGGCAAGCGGCTGTGGAAGTTCCAGGAAGCGGGCACAGAGGACGCGCCGGACGGGGAGGCCACCTCGCGCTACGAGGCGCTGCAGGGCGGCGGCCGGAACCTCGTCGTCCGCCGGGACCGGACCTTCTATGCGCTTCCGGTGGAGTGA